GGTGAATTAGCGTAACACCTTCGCCTGCGAGGAAATTCGGGGGTGTGGTGTGGCGACGAAGCCGCCACACCACACCCCCCGCCCTTCAGCAGGGTTGCCTGAAAAGTTACGAATTATCTTAGAAAAGAATAATGCACACACACATCAACGGATTAACGCGTATCATCTTAGTTCGTCATGGACAAACGCTAGCCAACGAAAAGCAGTTATTACAGGGCAGCAGTGATGGGCCATTAAACGCACAGGGTCGACAGGAAGTTGAGCGGTTAGGCCTTCACCTGGGCAATTTTCAGATTGATCATGTGATTTCCAGCGATTTGATCAGAGCGCTTGATACAGCCCAGGC
This genomic window from Bacteroides sp. contains:
- a CDS encoding histidine phosphatase family protein — its product is MHTHINGLTRIILVRHGQTLANEKQLLQGSSDGPLNAQGRQEVERLGLHLGNFQIDHVISSDLIRALDTAQA